One genomic window of Etheostoma spectabile isolate EspeVRDwgs_2016 chromosome 7, UIUC_Espe_1.0, whole genome shotgun sequence includes the following:
- the fam43b gene encoding protein FAM43B produces the protein MLPWRRNKFVLVEDEAKSKPKSLGTGLTYHSILSSLLRSCPDLLPECPFDWVGNIFHTKRQKVELNKEEPVYNVRYLGSVVTITAKGDGCTQEAVAKIWARSNYGEQSVKMRLTVGPQGIRMSADKSGKKKPIHLYSLNRITYCGADPCRPKILAWIYRHQVKNMAVVLQCHAVLVSKSEKAQAIGRSLYQNATSAFSEFKRLKRQSDFRHCQQQLLGDEAVPLMPLRRLLNGQCHYRPPADNPGSATRLCSITEEEEEDEEDMEDERQEMEEPDEQKKQVFTTKTDPTQLLSELDIGDIARLEQCQINFVSDSNNNTFTFITSLV, from the coding sequence ATGCTGCCCTGGAGGAGGAATAAGTTTGTTCTGGTGGAGGATGAGGCCAAGAGTAAACCCAAGAGCCTGGGGACAGGGCTGACCTACCActccatcctctcctctcttctgcGCTCCTGTCCGGACTTGCTGCCCGAGTGCCCCTTCGACTGGGTGGGCAACATCTTCCACACCAAACGGCAAAAGGTGGAACTGAACAAAGAGGAGCCTGTTTACAACGTGCGCTACCTGGGGAGCGTGGTCACCATCACGGCGAAGGGAGACGGCTGCACCCAGGAGGCGGTGGCCAAGATCTGGGCGAGGAGCAACTACGGGGAGCAGAGTGTCAAGATGAGGCTAACCGTGGGGCCGCAGGGCATCCGGATGAGCGCTGACAAATCTGGGAAAAAGAAACCCATCCATCTTTACTCACTGAACAGAATCACGTACTGCGGCGCTGACCCGTGCCGGCCCAAGATCCTGGCTTGGATCTACAGGCACCAGGTCAAGAACATGGCCGTGGTGCTCCAGTGCCACGCTGTCCTGGTTAGCAAGTCGGAGAAGGCCCAGGCCATCGGTCGCAGCCTCTACCAGAACGCCACCTCCGCCTTCAGCGAGTTCAAGCGACTGAAGCGTCAGAGCGATTTCCGGCACTgccagcagcagctgctgggGGACGAGGCGGTGCCCCTGATGCCACTGAGGAGGCTGCTGAACGGGCAGTGCCATTACAGACCGCCGGCCGACAACCCTGGCAGCGCCACCCGCCTCTGCTCCATCacggaggaagaagaagaagacgaggaGGACATGGAAGATGAGAGGCAAGAGATGGAGGAACCAGATGAGCAGAAGAAGCAGgtttttacaacaaaaacagacCCGACTCAGTTATTATCAGAGCTGGACATTGGGGATATTGCCAGACTGGAGCAGTGCCAAATCAACTTTGTCAgtgacagcaacaacaacacgtTTACATTCATAACCTCTCTGGTGTGA